The proteins below come from a single Sorghum bicolor cultivar BTx623 chromosome 4, Sorghum_bicolor_NCBIv3, whole genome shotgun sequence genomic window:
- the LOC8068871 gene encoding uncharacterized protein LOC8068871, translating into MASGGLAAASEFAVVFLVRPVLAIAFVFTLILLSWYVAWRTVLVHVPLVQEIAGLRPKKPSKPKPANRGRFAKFYQNQAEAAQRNSKSEGTS; encoded by the exons ATGGCGAGCGGCGGCCTGGCGGCTGCGTCAGAGTTCGCCGTCGTCTTCCTCGTCCGCCCTGTCCTCGCCATCGCCTTCGTCTTCACCCTCATCCTCCTCA GTTGGTACGTGGCGTGGAGAACGGTGCTGGTGCACGTGCCGCTGGTGCAGGAGATCGCCGGTCTGCGCCCGAAGAAGCCCTCTAAACCCAAGCCAGCCAACCGCGGCCGCTTCGCCAAGTTCTACCAGAACCAGGCCGAGGCCGCACAAAG
- the LOC8064259 gene encoding N-glycosylase/DNA lyase OGG1, whose protein sequence is MRLPLLPRSPPLAAMPPRRRRVVRAPLLTPSPPQPSSTPPPVPSVEAPKPETPDHHDPTPSARRRLPLAAGAVEAQEEWHPLPLSTADLSLPLTLPTGQTFLWRRTSLSPLRFTGAVGPHLVSLSHLPDSDDGRLAFLLHNDGSCPASSVPAARAALCDYLNAAVSLADLWRQFAAADERFAEVSARLGGGGARVLRQDPVECVFQFLCSSNNNIARIEKMVWTLAGYGERLGEVGGFVFHRFPTIERLARVSEQELREAGFGYRAKYIVGTAKELQAKPGGGEKWLASLREKELSYVIEALCTLPGVGPKVAACIALFSLDQNHAIPVDTHVWKVATQYLLPELAGKSLTPKLSVIVADAFVTRFGSYAGWAQNVLFIGQLPAQKLVVAQVNSDNGTTKPTKRKRGVQPKPC, encoded by the exons ATGCGCCTCCCGCTTCTTCCACGGTCTCCTCCCCTCGCCGCCAtgcctcctcgccgccgccgcgttgTCAGAGCGCCGCTGCTCACGCCGTCTCCTCCACAGCCCTCCTCTACCCCGCCGCCGGTCCCGTCCGTAGAGGCCCCCAAACCCGAAACCCCCGACCACCACGATCCCACTCCCTCCGCCCGTCGCCGTCTCCCCCTCGCTGCCGGGGCCGTTGAGGCGCAGGAAGAGTGGCATCCGCTCCCGCTCTCCACGGCCGACCTTTCCCTCCCGCTCACCCTCCCCACCGGCCAGACCTTCCTCTGGCGCCGCACCTCCCTCTCCCCGCTCCGCTTCACCGGTGCCGTGGGGCCCCACCTCGTCTCCCTCTCCCACCTGCCGGACTCCGACGATGGCCGCCTCGCATTCCTCCTCCACAACGACGGCAGTTGCCCCGCCTCCTCGGTGCCCGCCGCCCGCGCCGCACTCTGCGACTATCTCAACGCGGCCGTCTCGCTCGCCGACCTCTGGCGGCAGTTCGCCGCCGCAGACGAGCGCTTCGCTGAGGTCTCCGCGCGTCTCGGGGGCGGCGGCGCCCGGGTGCTCAGGCAGGACCCCGTCGAGTGCGTCTTCCAGTTCCTCTGCTCCTCCAACAACAACATTGCCCGGATCGAGAAGATGGTGTGGACGCTGGCAGGCTACGGGGAGCGGCTCGGCGAGGTTGGTGGGTTCGTGTTCCACCGGTTCCCCACGATCGAGCGGCTCGCGCGCGTGTCGGAGCAGGAACTTCGTGAGGCCGGGTTCGGGTACAG GGCAAAGTACATTGTTGGCACTGCTAAAGAATTGCAGGCCAAACCTGGTGGAGGTGAAAAATGGCTTGCCTCACTGCGTGAGAAGGAGCTTTCATATGTGATTGAAGCCCTTTGCACTCTGCCAGGTGTTGGTCCAAAGGTCGCTGCCTGCATTGCTCTGTTCTCCCTTGATCAAAACCATGCTATTCCTGTCGACACTCATGTTTGGAAG GTTGCTACACAGTATCTACTACCAGAGCTAGCTGGCAAGAGCTTGACCCCAAAACTTAGTGTTATTGTTGCCGATGCCTTTGTTACTAGATTTGGAAGCTATGCTGGTTGGGCACAAAATGTTCTTTTCATTGGCCAGCTACCAGCCCAAAAACTTGTGGTGGCTCAAGTTAACAGTGACAATGGTACCACAAAACCTACCAAAAGGAAGCGCGGGGTGCAACCGAAACCATGTTGA